One stretch of Streptomyces zhihengii DNA includes these proteins:
- the scpA gene encoding methylmalonyl-CoA mutase, protein MGIPDFTGIELGTASGPATEDEWRAAVEASTGKDAEALIWETPEGIPVKPLYTGRDAEGLDFLGTFPGMAPFLRGPYPTMYVNQPWTIRQYAGFSTAEESNAFYRRNLAAGQKGLSVAFDLPTHRGYDSDHPRVTGDVGMAGVAIDSIYDMRQLFDGIPLDRMSVSMTMNGAVLPVLALYIVAAEEQGVPPEKLAGTIQNDILKEFMVRNTYIYPPGPSMRIISDIFAFTSQKMPRYNSISISGYHIQEAGATADLELAYTLADGMEYLRAGIGAGLDVDAFAPRLSFFWAIGMNFFMEVAKLRAARLLWAKLVRTFDPKNPKSLSLRTHSQTSGWSLTAQDVFNNVTRTCIEAMAATQGHTQSLHTNALDEALALPTDFSARIARNTQLLLQQESGTNRVIDPWGGSAYVERLTHDLARRAWQHIEEVEAAGGMAKAIDAGIPKLRVEEAAARTQARIDSGRQPVIGVNKYRVESDEQIDVLKVENSQVRAQQVEKLRRLRAERDEAACQDALRALTAAAGSEPSKGGSLEGNLLALAVDAARAKATVGEISDALEKVYGRHAGQIRTISGVYRNEAGMSPSVDRTRALVDAFEEAEGRRPRILVAKMGQDGHDRGQKVIATAFADLGFDVDVGPLFQTPGEVARQAVEADVHIVGVSSLAAGHLTLVPALREELAAEGREDIMIVVGGVIPPQDVQALHDAGAAAVFPPGTVIPDAARDLVRTLAGSLGHEL, encoded by the coding sequence ATGGGCATCCCTGACTTCACGGGGATCGAGCTGGGCACGGCTTCCGGCCCGGCGACCGAGGACGAGTGGCGCGCGGCCGTCGAGGCGTCCACCGGCAAGGACGCGGAGGCGCTGATCTGGGAGACCCCCGAGGGCATCCCGGTCAAGCCGCTGTACACCGGGCGGGACGCGGAAGGGCTCGACTTCCTCGGCACCTTCCCCGGCATGGCGCCGTTCCTGCGCGGCCCGTACCCGACGATGTACGTCAACCAGCCCTGGACGATCCGTCAGTACGCCGGGTTCTCCACGGCCGAGGAGTCGAACGCCTTCTACCGGCGCAACCTCGCGGCCGGGCAGAAGGGCCTGTCGGTCGCCTTCGACCTGCCGACCCACCGCGGCTACGACAGCGACCACCCCCGGGTGACCGGCGACGTCGGCATGGCGGGTGTGGCGATCGACTCGATCTACGACATGCGGCAGCTGTTCGACGGCATCCCGCTGGACCGCATGAGCGTGTCGATGACGATGAACGGCGCGGTGCTGCCCGTGCTGGCGCTGTACATCGTCGCCGCCGAGGAGCAGGGCGTACCGCCCGAGAAGCTGGCCGGGACCATCCAGAACGACATCCTCAAGGAGTTCATGGTCCGCAACACCTACATCTATCCGCCCGGCCCCTCGATGCGGATCATCTCGGACATCTTCGCGTTCACCTCGCAGAAGATGCCGCGGTACAACTCCATCTCGATCTCCGGCTACCACATCCAGGAGGCCGGCGCGACGGCCGACCTGGAGCTCGCGTACACGCTGGCCGACGGCATGGAGTACCTGCGGGCCGGTATCGGGGCGGGCCTGGACGTGGACGCCTTCGCGCCGCGGCTGTCGTTCTTCTGGGCGATCGGCATGAACTTCTTCATGGAGGTCGCCAAGCTCCGCGCCGCGCGGCTGCTGTGGGCGAAGCTGGTGCGGACCTTCGACCCGAAGAACCCCAAGTCGCTGTCGCTGCGCACCCATTCGCAGACATCCGGCTGGTCGCTGACGGCGCAGGACGTCTTCAACAACGTCACCCGCACCTGCATCGAGGCGATGGCGGCGACCCAGGGACACACCCAGTCGCTGCACACCAACGCGCTCGACGAGGCACTCGCCCTGCCGACGGACTTCTCGGCGCGCATCGCCCGCAACACCCAGCTCCTGCTCCAGCAGGAGTCGGGCACCAACCGGGTCATCGACCCGTGGGGCGGCAGCGCCTACGTGGAGCGCCTGACGCACGACCTCGCCCGCCGCGCCTGGCAGCACATCGAGGAGGTCGAGGCCGCCGGCGGCATGGCGAAGGCCATCGACGCGGGCATCCCGAAGCTGCGCGTCGAGGAGGCCGCCGCCCGTACCCAGGCGCGCATCGACTCCGGCCGGCAGCCGGTGATCGGCGTCAACAAGTACCGGGTGGAGTCCGACGAGCAGATCGACGTGCTCAAGGTCGAGAACTCGCAGGTGCGCGCCCAGCAGGTGGAGAAGCTGCGCCGGCTGCGGGCCGAGCGCGACGAGGCGGCCTGCCAGGACGCGCTGCGCGCGCTGACCGCGGCCGCCGGGTCCGAGCCGTCGAAGGGCGGCTCGCTGGAGGGCAATCTGCTCGCGCTGGCCGTGGACGCGGCGCGGGCGAAGGCGACCGTCGGGGAGATCTCCGACGCCCTGGAGAAGGTGTACGGCCGGCACGCGGGCCAGATCCGTACGATCTCCGGTGTGTACCGGAACGAGGCAGGCATGTCACCGTCGGTGGACCGTACCCGTGCGCTGGTCGACGCCTTCGAGGAGGCCGAGGGCCGCAGGCCCCGCATCCTGGTGGCCAAGATGGGCCAGGACGGCCACGACCGCGGCCAGAAGGTGATCGCGACCGCCTTCGCCGACCTGGGCTTCGACGTGGACGTCGGCCCGCTGTTCCAGACGCCGGGCGAGGTGGCCCGGCAGGCGGTCGAGGCGGACGTGCACATCGTCGGTGTGTCGTCGCTGGCCGCCGGGCACCTGACGCTCGTGCCCGCGCTCCGCGAGGAGCTGGCGGCCGAGGGCCGCGAGGACATCATGATCGTCGTCGGCGGCGTGATCCCCCCGCAGGACGTGCAGGCGCTGCACGACGCGGGCGCGGCGGCGGTCTTCCCGCCGGGCACCGTGATCCCGGACGCCGCCCGGGACCTGGTGCGCACCCTCGCCGGCTCGCTCGGCCACGAGCTGTAG